The DNA region TCGAGGTCCGACCGGGAGAACAGTCGCGTGTGGTGTCGCGGCCGGCCGTTCTCGAACGGCGTGATTGCGGGCAGGCCCTCCGCGGTGATGTGGCCGCGTTCCTCCAGTTCGAGATGGTCGACGAGGTAGTCGACGGCGGTGAGTCCGGCGAGGCCGAACGTCGAAAAACCCGCGAGAAGCGTTTCGCTGGGGTCGGTTTCGTGCGAGACTCGGAAGTCCAACGTCGGTCGGGGAGCGGCCATACATCAGATACCGTCGAGCGAGGATTTAGCGATTGGCCGGCGTTGCGGTCGGTGACCGACGACCGCTACGTCCGAGATGCGTCCGGGTAGTGCGGCTCGCCGCGTTTGTCGCCGGAGGACAACGTTTTTTCACGTTGCCTGAGTCACGTGTCTCATGATAGCGGGTCGAGTACCGACGGTTCTGCGGGTCGTCCTCCAGCAGACGCCGACGAGGACTCCCGACGGCTCCGAGAGCACCGCGGAGGGACTCGGGAAGTTCCTCGCGAGTCTCGTCCCCGAGTGGATACAGCAGATTCCGGGCTGGCGATTCGCACTCGCGCTGCTCATCCTGCTGGGCGGGGTGTACATCTCGAAACTCGTCGTTCGGTTGCTCGGCCGCCCCGTCGCGAAGCGGTTCGCCCGTCAGAGCGTCGCGCAGATGGTACTGTCGGGCGTCCGCATCGTCGTCGTCCTCCTCTCGGTGTTCGTCGCACTCGGCGCGTACAACGTCACGTTCCCCGACATCTTCGTCTTCGGCACGGTGTTCACGGCGGTGGTGGGTATCGTGCTCGCACCCATCATCGGCAGCGTCATCAACGGGCTGTTCATCCTCGCCGACCAGCCGTACGAGATCGGCGACATGATCGAACTCGACACCGGCGAGCGCGGGTTCGTCGAGGAGATAACGATCCGGTACACGAAGATGTTCACCCTCGACAACACGTTCCTCGTCCTGCCGAACTCCTCGGTGCGCGAGCGCGACGTCATCAACTACTCCGCGGAGGACGAACGGACGCGCCTCACGCTCAGCATCTTAGTCACCTACGAGTCCGACATCGCCACCGCTCGGAAACTCATCGAGCGGGCGGCGCAGAACTGCGACGAAGTCATTGAGGGGGGCCCCGCCATCCGCATCGGTAGCGCCCGCTACCCGGCGAAACCGACCTGCTACATCGACGAGTTCGCCGACAACGGGGTCCTCCTCACGCTCCGCTACTGGGCGAAACAGCCGTACAAGATGCTCACCGTCCGCTCGAAGGTGCAGACCCAGGTCAACACGCTGTTCGATGAGTCCGACGCGGCGCTGGAGTTTGCCTACCCGCACCAGCATCTCGTCTTCGACGAGACCAGCGGCACCGCGAGCGTGAGCGTCGACGGGCAGAGCTGGGGTTCAGATTCACTCCCCGACGACGGCGAGCATCTCTCGAACGCCGACGACCCGTCGCGACGGAACACCTAGTTTCGACCTGCTCGCTACGGATACGGGTGGAACGGCGCGTCCGGTCGTGCCTCGAATCCGAGGTCCGCCGGGACCCGGCGCGCGCGCTCGCCGAAGAACGCCTCGCCCGTGAAGAGCGGTTGCGCCGCCGGCGCGACCACTCTGATCGCCTCGAACCCGAGCGCCGCCACGTCGGGCGTCGTCACGCGCGCCGCGTACGTGTCGAGACCGGCGGCCGACGCCCGCGAGACGACCGTTTCGAGTTCCTCGGTGCCG from Haloprofundus halobius includes:
- a CDS encoding mechanosensitive ion channel family protein: MIAGRVPTVLRVVLQQTPTRTPDGSESTAEGLGKFLASLVPEWIQQIPGWRFALALLILLGGVYISKLVVRLLGRPVAKRFARQSVAQMVLSGVRIVVVLLSVFVALGAYNVTFPDIFVFGTVFTAVVGIVLAPIIGSVINGLFILADQPYEIGDMIELDTGERGFVEEITIRYTKMFTLDNTFLVLPNSSVRERDVINYSAEDERTRLTLSILVTYESDIATARKLIERAAQNCDEVIEGGPAIRIGSARYPAKPTCYIDEFADNGVLLTLRYWAKQPYKMLTVRSKVQTQVNTLFDESDAALEFAYPHQHLVFDETSGTASVSVDGQSWGSDSLPDDGEHLSNADDPSRRNT